The following coding sequences are from one Primulina eburnea isolate SZY01 chromosome 15, ASM2296580v1, whole genome shotgun sequence window:
- the LOC140814163 gene encoding syntaxin-112-like: MNDLMTKSFLSYVDLKKQAIKDLEAGPDIEMGQLNPEDKNNLSKFFEEVGTIKADMEEITNLLLDLQDLNEGTKSSQSSKVLRGLRDQLNSDMVTVLRKAKIIKTRLEVLDKSNVANRSISAAYGEGSPIDRTRISVTHGLRVKLKDMMNDFQCLREKIVSDHKEGLKRRYYSATGEQPSEAVVEKMISGGGLEGLFEGKGDLMLENHERHEAVREIQRSLVELHQVFLDMAVMVETQGEQMNNIEQNVVNAGAYISGGTKELDRAKQMKNKRTWAFWVGIVVLVFILICLIAVLF, translated from the coding sequence ATGAACGATCTTATGACAAAATCGTTTCTAAGTTATGTTGATCTCAAGAAACAGGCAATTAAGGATCTCGAGGCAGGGCCAGATATTGAAATGGGGCAGCTCAACCCTGAAGATAAAAATAATCTATCGAAATTTTTCGAAGAAGTGGGCACTATCAAGGCTGATATGGAAGAGATCACCAATCTGCTTCTTGATCTTCAAGACCTCAATGAAGGGACAAAATCCTCTCAAAGTTCCAAGGTTCTTCGAGGATTAAGGGACCAGTTAAATTCCGATATGGTCACCGTTCTTAGAAAGGCCAAAATCATCAAAACAAGATTGGAAGTACTGGACAAGTCCAATGTGGCTAATCGTAGCATCTCTGCTGCGTATGGAGAAGGAAGCCCAATAGATCGCACAAGAATCTCAGTGACTCATGGACTTAGAGTCAAGTTGAAAGATATGATGAATGATTTTCAGTGTTTGAGGGAAAAAATTGTTTCTGATCACAAAGAAGGGCTCAAGAGGAGGTACTATAGTGCCACGGGGGAACAACCGAGTGAGGCAGTGGTTGAAAAGATGATATCGGGCGGTGGGCTCGAAGGGCTTTTCGAGGGGAAGGGAGATTTAATGTTGGAGAACCATGAAAGGCATGAGGCAGTGAGGGAAATACAGAGAAGCTTGGTTGAACTACATCAAGTGTTTCTTGATATGGCTGTTATGGTTGAAACACAGGGAGAACAAATGAATAATATTGAACAAAATGTGGTGAATGCTGGAGCGTATATCAGTGGTGGTACAAAAGAGCTTGACCGTGCTAAACAAATGAAGAACAAGAGGACTTGGGCCTTTTGGGTCGGTATAGTGGTGCTTGTGTTCATATTGATATGCCTTATTGCAGTTTTATTCTGA